The Aquamicrobium sp. DNA segment CCGGGCTTTTCGCGCCGCACGGCGTATCGCTGGAGCGCGTTTCCGTTCCCGGCGGCTGGGACGACGACACCTTCGTGCCCTACGACTACGGCTATTTCGCCTTCGTCTACGACAGCGAGGCGGTTCCCGCACCGCCGGCGAGCCTGAAGGAGCTGGTCGAGGGCGACGCCGCCGACAAGATCGCCATCCAGGACCCGCGCACCTCGACGCCGGGGCTCGGCCTGCTGCTCTGGGTCCGGGCCGTCTATGGCGACGAGGCGCCTGAAGCATGGGCCAAGCTGAAGAGCAGGGTGCTGACCGTCACCCCCGGCTGGAGCGAGGCCTATGGCCTGTTCACCAATGGCGAGGTGCCGATGGTCCTGTCCTACACCACCTCGCCCGCCTATCACGAGATCGCGGAAGGATCGGAGCGCTACAAGGCCGCCGCCTTCGCCGAAGGGCACTATCTGCAAGTCGAGGTGGCGGCCCGCACCGTCAGGGGCGAGGCCAATCCGCTGGCGCAGAAGTTCCTCGACTTCATGACCACGCCGGCCTTCCAGGATGCGATCCCCGAGACCAACTGGATGTTCCCGGCCGCCCCGACCTCCGGGCCGCTCAACGCGGCGTTCGAGCGGGCCGTGAAGCCGGCAAAGACGTTGACCTTCACGCCGCAGGAAGTGGCGCAGAACCGGCAGGCCTGGATCAGGGAATGGCTCGACGTGATGAGCCGCTAGCGCGGCCGGCCTCGACCCGAATGCGAACCTACGCCGTGCGCCGGTTCGGCGACCGTCGTCTTGTGATGGATGAGCCCAGCCGGCGCAGCGCAGCACTGTTCCCCGGAGCGCTTCCGCTGCCCCTCATCCCCCTGCCGGGACCTTCTCCCCGTGAACGGGGAGAAGGGACGCTGCCGCGATGCCTGATCCGATCGCCACGGTCGCAGGGAAAGCAAGGACCTTGCCGCCATCCCCTTCTCCCTGTCCACGGGGAGAAGGTGGCCCGTAGGGCCGGATGA contains these protein-coding regions:
- the thiB gene encoding thiamine ABC transporter substrate binding subunit; this encodes MRNRKIILAAATLALLAAPAAAEGKLTVYTYDSFTADWGPGPAVEKAFEVECGCDVEFVAVADGVALLNRLRLEGANTQADIVLGLDTNLTFEARETGLFAPHGVSLERVSVPGGWDDDTFVPYDYGYFAFVYDSEAVPAPPASLKELVEGDAADKIAIQDPRTSTPGLGLLLWVRAVYGDEAPEAWAKLKSRVLTVTPGWSEAYGLFTNGEVPMVLSYTTSPAYHEIAEGSERYKAAAFAEGHYLQVEVAARTVRGEANPLAQKFLDFMTTPAFQDAIPETNWMFPAAPTSGPLNAAFERAVKPAKTLTFTPQEVAQNRQAWIREWLDVMSR